A window from Musa acuminata AAA Group cultivar baxijiao chromosome BXJ3-10, Cavendish_Baxijiao_AAA, whole genome shotgun sequence encodes these proteins:
- the LOC135651768 gene encoding leucine-rich repeat extensin-like protein 5: MMTSTAPTAVSVGASAPGYPNSVDSSPRSRRGDSLNEPLASSAAAASSRLRVMCSYGGRIVPRPADKSLCYLGGETRMVTVDRGSSFADLSSKLSRDLLGGRPFSLKYQLPNEDLDALISVTTDEDLENMIEELDRISAATAAPTSPGGGRSRRSRRPRLFLFPSNPESAPSSFMGSLLDESKSETWFVDALNTAIGGMGIDGLPCGRSTDSASVVCLLGLEDDSSVHNRSGGGQQPESVQVVLPHRDSSGTLVRHGQNLNSVPGSPMLDKSPSLGSNSSTPSLSNLPSILVTTADPHADHHINGVDDHFAHMNPSTDKEPLHAVRHQPPPPLPLPIASVPTPTIYPTSRDFDDDDDRSNHGGSVLEPPQPTKPGDPVSRLTYLNAISDPKVSFDPTYRVPVPVTGCVSPPTQAEHTLQHQQSQPQFIPPNARYIHHPAVGTVLPVPSYYPIAAPPVQQPTPTQPFHPQFRMCYVPLAAAPPNLGDPSSVPPSAKLAVAVPSVPTKPELPVNSYMSAPAPAPAPAPASLQPQLIRVASNPHAGTGYHVMQQQALLPRTSATSVTYGAEVAAAPGHPALYHARAFSRPVVIPQQYQTVCSTAVTRHAAAPGDSNTSGAS; the protein is encoded by the exons ATGATGACATCGACAGCGCCGACCGCCGTATCCGTCGGCGCCTCAGCCCCCGGCTATCCGAATTCCGTCGACTCTTCTCCGCGCTCCCGCCGCGGTGACTCCTTGAACGAGCCTCTCGCTTCGTCCGCCGCGGCGGCCTCGTCGCGCCTCCGCGTCATGTGCAGCTACGGTGGCCGCATCGTCCCCCGCCCCGCCGACAAGTCGCTCTGCTACCTTGGCGGCGAGACCCGCATGGTCACCGTCGACCGCGGCTCCTCCTTCGCCGACCTCTCCTCCAAGCTGTCCCGCGACCTCCTCGGTGGCCGGCCCTTCTCCCTCAAGTACCAGCTCCCTAACGAGGACCTCGACGCCCTCATCTCCGTCACCACCGACGAGGACCTCGAGAACATGATCGAAGAGCTCGATCGCATCTCCGCTGCCACCGCGGCTCCGACCTCCCCCGGAGGCGGTAGATCGAGGCGCTCTCGCCGCCCCCGGCTGTTCTTGTTCCCTTCGAACCCGGAGTCGGCTCCTTCGTCCTTCATGGGGTCATTGTTGGACGAGTCGAAGTCGGAGACGTGGTTCGTGGACGCCCTAAATACCGCGATCGGCGGGATGGGCATCGACGGTCTCCCCTGCGGTCGTTCCACCGACTCCGCCTCCGTCGTCTGCCTCCTCGGCCTCGAGGACGACTCTTCCGTCCACAACCGCAGCGGCGGTGGCCAACAGCCGGAGTCCGTGCAGGTCGTCCTCCCCCACCGCGACTCCTCAGGCACGCTCGTCCGCCATGGCCAGAACCTCAACTCCGTCCCCGGTTCGCCGATGCTCGATAAATCTCCATCCTTGGGATCCAACTCGTCGACTCCATCCCTCTCCAATCTCCCATCCATCCTTGTTACCACCGCCGATCCCCATGCCGATCACCACATCAATGGTGTGGACGATCACTTCGCCCACATGAATCCCTCAACCGACAAAGAGCCATTGCATGCCGTCCGCCACCAGCCCCCTCCGCCCCTTCCTCTCCCAATCGCTTCTGTTCCCACTCCCACCATCTACCCAACGAGTAGAGacttcgacgacgacgacgacaggtCCAACCACGGTGGTAGCGTCCTTGAGCCGCCGCAACCTACAAAACCTGGTGATCCAGTGTCAAG GCTGACGTACCTGAATGCAATCTCGGATCCCAAGGTCTCCTTTGATCCTACCTATCGTGTTCCGGTGCCGGTCACGGGTTGTGTGTCGCCACCGACACAGGCAGAGCATACACTGCAGCACCAACAGTCTCAGCCACAGTTCATCCCGCCAAATGCCCGTTACATCCACCACCCAGCGGTCGGGACCGTCCTCCCCGTTCCTTCCTACTACCCTATCGCAGCCCCTCCGGTGCAGCAGCCAACACCGACCCAACCATTCCATCCCCAATTTCGAATGTGCTACGTGCCTTTAGCTGCAGCTCCGCCCAATTTGGGGGATCCCAGTTCTGTACCACCATCAGCAAAGCTGGCTGTGGCAGTGCCTAGTGTTCCAACGAAGCCCGAGTTGCCGGTAAATTCGTACATGTCGGCACCTGCACCTGCACCTGCACCTGCACCTGCTTCGTTGCAGCCGCAGCTGATCCGTGTAGCTAGCAATCCTCACGCGGGAACAGGCTATCATGTGATGCAGCAGCAAGCCCTCCTGCCTCGGACATCAGCAACATCGGTTACTTACGGTGCTGAAGTCGCCGCCGCACCCGGCCATCCGGCGCTCTACCACGCTCGGGCCTTTTCGAGACCGGTAGTGATCCCTCAGCAGTATCAGACAGTGTGTTCCACGGCTGTGACTCGTCATGCCGCAGCTCCTGGAGATTCCAACACATCCGGAGCATCATGA
- the LOC108951460 gene encoding LEAF RUST 10 DISEASE-RESISTANCE LOCUS RECEPTOR-LIKE PROTEIN KINASE-like 1.1 isoform X1, which translates to MLGSLMLKLGGLSPVLLLVSCIAYPLKPAMAGCEAKSCGRVTNISHPFWLRDPRQPPCGGLSSFELSCEDGLPILVSSYNSSYYLHDIFYGNKSFWVRNKNFNDEGCAIPNYDIRVDLPGFFRVSAVDTELRFFYNCWAPPTIYTTRIDCAPNATFALVGGRYGDNSTSPPSPPNRCNTSRAPVLLRDGGRERSSTEDIKRLLKNGFLVEWGEIDACWECSLSNGRCSHDDASASFVCICPDGRHSPRNCRSKSNKRTMTAGAACVGVAGLVVVSLLGLLFFRREMWKRLISSVPLHRTASSGSTSEQDPEFGGERFVTQVFKYEELQKATGGFSSSNQLGDGGFGTVYKGNLRDGRTVAIKRLYEHNCRRVEQFMTEVRILSSLRHPNLVTLYGCTSRRSRELLLVYEYVPNGTVADHLHGPHPKLCLLICRRFHGAGNLRDGRTVAIKRLYEHNCRRVEQFMTEVRILSSLRHPNLVTLYGCTSRRSRELLLVYEYVPNGTVADHLHGPRAGEAGLPWATRMSIAIETADALSYLHAVTPQIIHRDVKTNNILLDNSFHVKVADFGLSRLFPVNATHVSTAPQGTPGYVDPEYHRCYQLTDKSDVYSFGVVLVEIIASKPAVDISRRRHEINLADMAIAKIQNDELDQLVDPNLWCQSNCEMIRQVAEVAFSCLQADGDMRPTMKEVVEALRGIEDAKGVEADAMVEEDDYLLKERPAYPIIILSQSRSTTSLSNNNSQSK; encoded by the exons ATGCTTGGCTCACTGATGCTAAAGCTCGGTGGCCTCTCTCCCGTCCTGCTCTTGGTGAGCTGCATCGCATACCCGCTAAAACCAGCCATGGCAGGGTGTGAGGCCAAGAGCTGTGGCCGCGTCACAAACATTAGCCATCCCTTCTGGCTCCGTGACCCACGGCAACCTCCCTGTGGTGGACTTTCTTCGTTTGAGCTCTCCTGCGAGGATGGTCTTCCCATTCTGGTGAGTTCTTACAACAGTTCCTACTACCTTCACGACatcttctacgggaacaaatcctttTGGGTTAGGAACAAAAATTTCAACGATGAAGGCTGCGCTATTCCCAATTACGACATACGGGTGGACCTCCCCGGTTTCTTCAGAGTTAGCGCGGTGGACACAGAGCTCCGCTTCTTCTACAATTGCTGGGCGCCGCCGACCATTTATACCACAAGAATAGACTGTGCTCCTAACGCCACCTTTGCGCTTGTCGGTGGACGTTATGGTGACAACTCGACGTCACCGCCGTCACCACCGAACCGATGCAACACGTCGAGGGCACCGGTTTTGTTGCGAgacggaggaagagaaaggagtaGCACAGAAGACATCAAGCGTCTCTTGAAGAATGGATTTCTGGTGGAGTGGGGAGAAATCGATGCTTGCTGGGAATGCAGTCTTAGCAACGGACGGTGCAGTCATGACGATGCATCGGCGTCATTCGTGTGTATCTGCCCGGACGGACGGCACAGTCCCAGGAATTGCA GATCTAAGAGCAACAAGCGGACTATGACTG CAGGAGCAGCTTGCGTGGGCGTGGCAGGCTTGGTCGTGGTAAGCCTCCTCGGACTTCTCTTCTTCCGTCGCGAGATGTGGAAACGGCTGATCTCTTCAGTTCCGCTACATCGGACCGCCTCTTCTGGGTCAACTTCCGAGCAAGATCCAGAGTTCGGCGGCGAACGATTCGTCACCCAGGTCTTTAAGTACGAGGAGCTGCAGAAGGCCACGGGTGGCTTCAGTTCCTCCAATCAACTTGGCGATGGTGGCTTCGGCACCGTTTACAAAG GAAATCTTCGTGATGGTCGCACGGTGGCCATCAAGCGACTGTACGAGCACAACTGCAGGCGAGTGGAGCAGTTCATGACGGAGGTCCGCATACTCTCCTCCCTCCGACACCCAAACCTCGTTACCTTGTACGGCTGCACCTCCCGTCGCAGCCGAGAGCTCCTCCTCGTGTACGAGTACGTGCCCAACGGCACTGTTGCAGACCACCTCCACGGCCCCCATCCAAAGCTCTGTCTGCTCATTTGTCGACGCTTCCACGGTGCAGGAAATCTTCGTGATGGTCGCACGGTGGCCATCAAGCGACTGTACGAGCACAACTGCAGGCGAGTGGAGCAGTTCATGACGGAGGTCCGCATACTCTCCTCCCTCCGACACCCAAACCTCGTTACCTTGTACGGCTGCACCTCCCGTCGCAGCCGAGAGCTCCTCCTCGTGTACGAGTACGTGCCCAACGGCACTGTTGCAGACCACCTCCACGGTCCCCGTGCAGGCGAGGCAGGCCTCCCGTGGGCCACGAGGATGAGCATCGCGATCGAGACGGCTGATGCGCTCAGCTATCTCCACGCCGTCACGCCCCAAATCATACACCGGGATGTCAAGACCAACAACATCTTGCTCGACAACAGCTTCCACGTCAAAGTCGCCGACTTCGGACTCTCCCGGCTCTTCCCCGTCAACGCCACCCACGTATCTACCGCGCCACAGGGCACGCCCGGCTACGTCGACCCCGAGTACCATCGGTGCTACCAGCTCACCGACAAGAGCGACGTCTACAGCTTCGGGGTGGTGTTGGTGGAGATCATAGCGTCGAAGCCGGCCGTCGACATCAGCAGGCGGCGGCACGAGATCAATCTCGCTGACATGGCCATCGCCAAGATCCAAAACGACGAGCTGGATCAGCTGGTCGATCCGAATCTGTGGTGTCAGTCGAACTGCGAGATGATAAGACAGGTGGCCGAAGTAGCGTTCAGCTGCTTGCAAGCGGACGGCGACATGCGGCCTACCATGAAAGAGGTTGTCGAGGCACTGCGAGGGATAGAGGACGCTAAGGGCGTGGAAGCTGATGCCATGGTGGAGGAAGACGACTACTTGCTGAAGGAACGGCCGGCATATCCAATAATAATTCTCAGTCAAAGTAGGTCAACTACATCATTATCCAATAATAATTCTCAGTCAAAGTAG
- the LOC108951460 gene encoding LEAF RUST 10 DISEASE-RESISTANCE LOCUS RECEPTOR-LIKE PROTEIN KINASE-like 1.4 isoform X2 yields the protein MTAGAACVGVAGLVVVSLLGLLFFRREMWKRLISSVPLHRTASSGSTSEQDPEFGGERFVTQVFKYEELQKATGGFSSSNQLGDGGFGTVYKGNLRDGRTVAIKRLYEHNCRRVEQFMTEVRILSSLRHPNLVTLYGCTSRRSRELLLVYEYVPNGTVADHLHGPHPKLCLLICRRFHGAGNLRDGRTVAIKRLYEHNCRRVEQFMTEVRILSSLRHPNLVTLYGCTSRRSRELLLVYEYVPNGTVADHLHGPRAGEAGLPWATRMSIAIETADALSYLHAVTPQIIHRDVKTNNILLDNSFHVKVADFGLSRLFPVNATHVSTAPQGTPGYVDPEYHRCYQLTDKSDVYSFGVVLVEIIASKPAVDISRRRHEINLADMAIAKIQNDELDQLVDPNLWCQSNCEMIRQVAEVAFSCLQADGDMRPTMKEVVEALRGIEDAKGVEADAMVEEDDYLLKERPAYPIIILSQSRSTTSLSNNNSQSK from the exons ATGACTG CAGGAGCAGCTTGCGTGGGCGTGGCAGGCTTGGTCGTGGTAAGCCTCCTCGGACTTCTCTTCTTCCGTCGCGAGATGTGGAAACGGCTGATCTCTTCAGTTCCGCTACATCGGACCGCCTCTTCTGGGTCAACTTCCGAGCAAGATCCAGAGTTCGGCGGCGAACGATTCGTCACCCAGGTCTTTAAGTACGAGGAGCTGCAGAAGGCCACGGGTGGCTTCAGTTCCTCCAATCAACTTGGCGATGGTGGCTTCGGCACCGTTTACAAAG GAAATCTTCGTGATGGTCGCACGGTGGCCATCAAGCGACTGTACGAGCACAACTGCAGGCGAGTGGAGCAGTTCATGACGGAGGTCCGCATACTCTCCTCCCTCCGACACCCAAACCTCGTTACCTTGTACGGCTGCACCTCCCGTCGCAGCCGAGAGCTCCTCCTCGTGTACGAGTACGTGCCCAACGGCACTGTTGCAGACCACCTCCACGGCCCCCATCCAAAGCTCTGTCTGCTCATTTGTCGACGCTTCCACGGTGCAGGAAATCTTCGTGATGGTCGCACGGTGGCCATCAAGCGACTGTACGAGCACAACTGCAGGCGAGTGGAGCAGTTCATGACGGAGGTCCGCATACTCTCCTCCCTCCGACACCCAAACCTCGTTACCTTGTACGGCTGCACCTCCCGTCGCAGCCGAGAGCTCCTCCTCGTGTACGAGTACGTGCCCAACGGCACTGTTGCAGACCACCTCCACGGTCCCCGTGCAGGCGAGGCAGGCCTCCCGTGGGCCACGAGGATGAGCATCGCGATCGAGACGGCTGATGCGCTCAGCTATCTCCACGCCGTCACGCCCCAAATCATACACCGGGATGTCAAGACCAACAACATCTTGCTCGACAACAGCTTCCACGTCAAAGTCGCCGACTTCGGACTCTCCCGGCTCTTCCCCGTCAACGCCACCCACGTATCTACCGCGCCACAGGGCACGCCCGGCTACGTCGACCCCGAGTACCATCGGTGCTACCAGCTCACCGACAAGAGCGACGTCTACAGCTTCGGGGTGGTGTTGGTGGAGATCATAGCGTCGAAGCCGGCCGTCGACATCAGCAGGCGGCGGCACGAGATCAATCTCGCTGACATGGCCATCGCCAAGATCCAAAACGACGAGCTGGATCAGCTGGTCGATCCGAATCTGTGGTGTCAGTCGAACTGCGAGATGATAAGACAGGTGGCCGAAGTAGCGTTCAGCTGCTTGCAAGCGGACGGCGACATGCGGCCTACCATGAAAGAGGTTGTCGAGGCACTGCGAGGGATAGAGGACGCTAAGGGCGTGGAAGCTGATGCCATGGTGGAGGAAGACGACTACTTGCTGAAGGAACGGCCGGCATATCCAATAATAATTCTCAGTCAAAGTAGGTCAACTACATCATTATCCAATAATAATTCTCAGTCAAAGTAG
- the LOC135650461 gene encoding probable calcium-binding protein CML18, whose product MTYRIPFSTQEEETMSSAESSSPPSPSPSASAGLHCMDDLRKVFARYDADGDGRISVSELADVLRSLGSDASPREVRGMIAEMDADGDGFVDLQEFADFHRRRRRDDGAEERELREAFDVYDLDRNGLISAEELHRVLRLLGEKCSVKDCSRMIRSVDDDGDGSVNFEEFKKMMTNGGIRGRKSSASGRGGPSSSAA is encoded by the coding sequence ATGACGTATCGTATTCCTTTCTCCACACAAGAGGAAGAGACCATGTCgagcgccgaaagctcgtcgccgCCTTCGCCCTCGCCCTCGGCCTCCGCCGGTCTTCACTGCATGGACGACCTGCGGAAGGTCTTCGCGCGCTACGATGCCGACGGCGACGGCAGGATCTCCGTCTCCGAGCTCGCCGACGTCCTCCGCTCCCTCGGGTCCGACGCGTCCCCCAGGGAGGTCCGCGGCATGATCGCCGAGATGGACGCCGACGGCGACGGGTTCGTCGACCTCCAGGAGTTCGCCGacttccaccgccgccgccgccgcgacgACGGCGCCGAGGAGCGGGAGTTGCGGGAGGCGTTCGACGTGTACGATCTCGACCGCAACGGGCTGATCTCCGCGGAGGAGCTCCACCGCGTGCTGAGGCTCCTCGGGGAGAAGTGCTCCGTCAAGGACTGTTCCCGGATGATCCGGTCCGTCGACGACGACGGCGACGGCAGCGTCAACTTCGAGGAGTTCAAGAAGATGATGACCAACGGCGGTATTCGCGGGCGCAAGTCCTCCGCGTCCGGTCGCGGCGGCCCATCAAGTTCCGCCGCCTGA
- the LOC135650441 gene encoding delta(7)-sterol-C5(6)-desaturase-like, with protein sequence MGTTIAAECLHQFVEETDWYNGIVLDALVPGGSWKRLPRPLQSWLRNYIGGTALYLVSGFLWCFHIYYLKRNVYIPKDSIPSNKAMLLQIIVAMKAMPWYCMLPTLSEYMVENGWTRCFSSVVEVGWPAYIVYQTIYLLIVEFGIYWMHRELHDIKPLYKYLHATHHIYNKQNTLSPFAGLAFHPLDGILQAVPHVIALFLVPSHFRTHILLLFCEAVWTANIHDCIHGKIWPVMGAGYHTIHHTTYRHNYGHYTVWMDQIFGTLRDPEEEFKKAD encoded by the exons ATGGGGACGACGATCGCCGCGGAGTGCCTCCACCAATTCGTGGAGGAGACGGACTGGTACAACGGGATCGTGCTGGACGCGCTCGTGCCGGGCGGTTCCTGGAAGCGCCTCCCACGGCCGCTACAGTCGTGGCTGCGCAACTACATCGGCGGCACCGCCCTTTACTTGGTCTCCGGCTTTCTCTGGTGCTTCCACATTTACTACTTGAAGCGCAATGTTTACATCCCCAAAG ATTCTATACCTTCAAACAAAGCAATGCTTCTGCAGATAATTGTTGCAATGAAGGCTATGCCCTGGTACTGTATGCTCCCAACACTTTCAGAATACATGGTTGAAAATGGATGGACCAGATGCTTTTCCAGTGTAGTAGAAGTTGGTTGGCCAGCTTACATTGTTTACCAAACAATATATTTATTGATTGTTGAGTTTGGTATATACTGGATGCACAGAGAGTTGCATGACATAAAGCCACTATACAAGTATCTtcatgcaacacatcacatctaCAATAAGCAGAATACACTCTCTCCTTTTGCTG GATTGGCATTCCATCCATTGGATGGGATATTGCAGGCTGTGCCACATGTGATAGCTCTCTTTCTTGTCCCAAGCCATTTCAGGACTCACATACTTCTCCTGTTCTGTGAGGCTGTCTGGACGGCAAACATCCACGACTGCATCCATGGTAAGATTTGGCCTGTTATGGGTGCAGGCTACCATACAATCCATCATACCACATACCGGCACAACTACGGGCACTACACGGTATGGATGGATCAGATATTTGGAACTCTTCGAGATCCTGAGGAGGAATTCAAAAAGGCAGATTGA
- the LOC135651135 gene encoding uncharacterized protein LOC135651135, protein MSLAIVDKKPQQQRRPGGFVAIFFRLLDWNRRLAKKNLSPRKPLPPVRAAKGSAKRFGADDKMPLAKLLLVDDDNGGCFPSNKNPETEVELGKSMRTPGLVARLMGLESMPVVAQERPRKATDSCCLNSESGSGQVPHRVDQDLCLEDGGSVKLEIRPQKLQKIGGFLERQPLDGGRAKPGVLGKKVLSAPSKNKFHELASPVKSPRLPSGGHHRSRLIKAATKILEPGLQSKNRAKPAISYKDSSPVDAEGTGVDTTLKNSNEPFRDPVSGTSYGNLGGGTLRSKQREEEPLRQKIVSSAFGMSRASCSRTVLVESSSTSLDMQGEENRNRKTSMQSNTEDLAESRNRGTNKIKPDGSATIFRWNQFRQNQSAMTRDKVPFGSKVSSRKQGRRDGNVSHGMKGSVFTDSNMGSYSCVKSGYEKEGRRRALCDNTLENNMSRKRTINNFNVENVDVFHSVCAKLNVGSRLSNQKGIRRTSNTSLDKKLIKSESKNYNGDDFGFRANDIVSFTFNSPMKHVSRSSTHVKMHENNTKNEHISNGGWNDIIALDAHSKKLTYDRSTTLSGNELSNLIEEKIRELTSVDRSELVARDAWSASYLLEELGATCTPEQNDHDHAGASSKKGIDLSDFSIPQSKEDRKFGRVAAVMAVDNNQLSPISILEASFSNESCSFVSLNGKSGSKLQFGLTESCNTTRSSDLDTDLLDSASSVDIRRSIIAKIRRLTYMSLNDFAVCGDGVGLSKTKLCEVRHAISSAVLLFETFTLDRSDGSVDMSLESFLLDMLQAIVNALRMGPKSDPGYTGINETDQLRELLFDCMIECLDSNYSCLCKSGYMTYTKLTFLLTREKLMREVHQDIRGWMDLAGKFLDDMVKNEMKTSAGKWADCMMEAFEAGMEIESNILQTLVDETVIDFC, encoded by the exons ATGAGTTTGGCCATCGTGGATAAGAAGCCGCAGCAGCAGAGGCGGCCCGGTGGGTTCGTCGCCATCTTCTTCCGGCTCCTGGACTGGAACCGCCGGCTCGCCAAGAAGAATCTCTCCCCCAGGAAACCACTCCCTCCAG TTCGTGCCGCGAAAGGGTCTGCAAAAAGGTTCGGCGCCGATGACAAGATGCCATTGGCGAAGTTGCTTTTG GTGGATGACGATAACGGGGGATGTTTTCCGAGCAACAAGAATCCTGAAACCGAGGTCGAGCTTGGAAAATCGATGCGAACTCCTGGGCTGGTGGCCAGGCTGATGGGTCTCGAGTCCATGCCTGTCGTCGCGCAAGAAAGGCCGAGAAAGGCTACAGATTCCTGCTGCCTTAACAGCGAGTCGGGTAGTGGTCAGGTGCCACACCGGGTCGATCAAGATTTGTGCCTGGAAGATGGTGGGAGTGTGAAGTTGGAGATTAGGCCGCAGAAACTACAAAAGATTGGAGGATTCTTGGAAAGACAGCCGCTTGATGGTGGCCGAGCAAAGCCAGGTGTGTTGGGCAAGAAGGTGCTTTCGGCCCCCTCGAAGAATAAGTTTCACGAGCTGGCTTCACCTGTGAAGAGCCCAAGATTACCATCAGGGGGTCATCATCGTTCTCGGTTGATCAAGGCTGCCACCAAGATTCTTGAGCCTGGATTGCAGTCTAAAAATAGGGCCAAGCCTGCTATATCTTACAAGGATTCTTCGCCGGTTGATGCAGAAGGTACTGGTGTTGATACcaccttgaagaactcaaatgaACCATTCCGGGATCCTGTGTCTGGCACGAGTTATGGCAATTTAGGTGGTGGGACATTGAGATCAAAACAACGTGAGGAAGAACCTCTGAGACAAAAGATCGTTTCATCTGCATTTGGAATGAGCCGTGCTTCTTGCTCTCGTACTGTTCTTGTGGAAAGTAGTTCAACATCACTTGACATGCAAGGTGAAGAGAACAGGAACAGAAAGACATCTATGCAAAGCAACACGGAGGACTTAGCAGAGAGCCGCAACCGAGGTACAAACAAGATTAAGCCAGATGGATCAGCAACTATATTTCGATGGAATCAATTTAGGCAGAATCAGTCAGCTATGACAAGAGACAAAGTACCTTTTGGTTCCAAGGTTAGTTCTAGGAAGCAAGGGAGAAGAGATGGCAATGTGTCACATGGCATGAAAGGGTCTGTCTTTACGGACAGCAATATGGGCAGCTATAGCTGTGTGAAATCAGGCTACGAAAAAGAAGGTCGAAGAAGGGCATTGTGTGATAATACCTTGGAGAACAACATGTCACGCAAACGAACAATCAATAATTTCAATGTCGAGAATGTTGATGTATTCCATTCAGTCTGTGCTAAGCTAAATGTCGGTAGTCGTTTGAGTAACCAAAAGGGGATAAGACGTACCAGTAACACATCTCTGGACAAGAAACTTATCAAAAGTGAGTCAAAGAATTATAATGGTGATGATTTTGGTTTCAGGGCCAATGACATTGTTTCTTTCACATTCAATTCACCAATGAAGCATGTATCTAGGTCATCCACACACGTAAAAATGCACGAGAACAACACCAAAAACGAACACATTAGTAATGGTGGTTGGAATGATATCATAGCCTTGGATGCACATAGTAAAAAGTTGACATATGATAGAAGTACTACTTTAAGCGGGAATGAATTAAGCAACCTGATTGAAGAAAAAATCAGGGAACTGACTTCCGTGGATCGAAGTGAATTAGTAGCTAGGGATGCATGGTCTGCTTCTTACCTTCTCGAAGAGCTGGGAGCTACCTGTACACCTGAGCAAAACGATCATGATCATGCTGGTGCATCTTCGAAGAAAGGCATAGACTTGTCTGATTTTTCTATCCCACAGTCAAAG GAGGACAGAAAATTTGGCCGTGTTGCTGCAGTTATGGCCGTCGACAATAATCAACTTAGTCCAATATCTATTCTTGAGGCTTCATTTTCAAATGAGAGTTGCTCTTTCGTAAGTCTCAATGGCAAGTCAG GTAGCAAATTACAATTTGGGTTGACAGAAAGTTGCAACACAACGCGATCATCTGATCTGGACACTGATCTTTTAGATTCAGCTTCTTCAGTTGACATCAGGAGGTCTATTATAGCTAAGATCAGGCGTTTGACTTACATGAGTTTAAACGACTTTGCTGTTTGTGGCGATGGAGTTGGGCTCTCAAAAACCAAACTTTGTGAAGTGAGGCATGCCATTTCGAGTGCAGTATTGTTGTTTGAAACTTTCACCTTGGACAGGTCGGATGGTTCTGTAGACATGTCTCTAGAATCATTTCTTTTAGACATGCTGCAAGCGATTGTCAATGCTCTTCGTATGGGCCCGAAAAGTGATCCCGGTTACACAGGGATTAATGAAACAGATCAGCTCAGAGAGCTACTATTTGATTGCATGATTGAGTGCCTGGATTCCAATTATAGCTGTTTGTGCAAATCTGGTTACATGACATATACTAAACTAACTTTCCTTTTAACCCGAGAGAAGTTGATGAGAGAAGTTCACCAGGATATAAGAGGGTGGATGGATTTGGCAGGGAAATTTTTGGATGATATGGtcaagaatgaaatgaaaaccTCAGCTGGAAAGTGGGCGGATTGTATGATGGAAGCATTCGAGGCAGGCATGGAGATAGAGAGCAACATACTTCAGACTTTGGTTGACGAAACTGTGATAGATTTCTGCTGA
- the LOC135651967 gene encoding uncharacterized protein LOC135651967, producing MVISAETPTRPADPAAESTAVAAAGATAPRGEAKGSLLHNFSFPILKTWGSHRVLRCMSVNGKGEVVAGGGRRSAVPPEPAGPRIREEVESEDGDDPGIEEVREKLLVHLREAADRMKLVVPSPPKDAGRKAQPAPAREERLDPEVGISAAPPARPWNLRTRRGAARAPTGVERHLSGSSPGHVVKRTVRRRSEDPWWRERPKFSISLTREEIEEDIYAVTGRRARQRPRKRARVVQKQLDALLPGSWLTEITADTYRVPDSR from the exons ATGGTCATCTCGGCGGAAACGCCAACCCGGCCGGCGGATCCCGCTGCAGAGTcgacggcggtggcggcggcaggTGCTACGGCTCCTCGTGGGGAGGCGAAGGGGTCCCTCCTCCATAACTTCTCCTTCCCGATCTTGAAGACGTGGGGGAGCCACCGGGTGCTGCGCTGCATGAGCGTGAACGGGAAGGGGGAGGTCGTCGCTGGCGGTGGACGAAGGTCGGCCGTCCCCCCGGAGCCTGCTGGGCCGCGGATCCGTGAGGAGGTGGAGAGTGAGGACGGCGACGACCCCGGGATCGAGGAGGTCAGGGAGAAGCTGCTGGTTCACCTCCGGGAGGCGGCGGACCGGATGAAACTGGTGGTACCGTCGCCGCCCAAGGATGCGGGCCGCAAGGCGCAGCCGGCACCGGCGCGGGAGGAGAGGCTGGATCCGGAGGTGGGTATATCGGCTGCGCCGCCGGCGCGGCCGTGGAACCTTAGGACGAGGCGCGGGGCAGCGCGGGCTCCGACGGGGGTCGAGCGGCACCTGAGCGGGTCGTCGCCGGGACATGTGGTTAAGAGGACGGTGCGGCGGAGGTCGGAGGACCCCTGGTGGAGGGAGCGGCCCAAGTTCTCGATCTCGCTCACGAGAGAGGAGATCGAGGAGGACATCTACGCCGTGACGGGCCGCAGGGCTCGTCAACGGCCGAGAAAGCGGGCGAGGGTTGTCCAAAAGCAGCTCGAC GCGTTGCTCCCCGGTTCGTGGCTCACGGAGATCACTGCCGACACGTACAGGGTTCCGGATTCGAGGTAA